Proteins encoded together in one Flavobacteriales bacterium window:
- a CDS encoding fructosamine kinase family protein yields MPLSGSLIERLCERLSRQVGEYVDIEHSEPVGGGSICAAYRLHSTAGRWFVKVLDAEKHPDLFAGEADGLQRLARAGALRVPKVVGLGEDHDEAYLLLEHIDTGPRRAAFWEALGRGLAALHGHSAPRFGLERDNHIGLLPQVNTREADWPGFLVRHRLEPLVRQARDRRRLDPATVQRFDRLYPRLEGLFPAEPPALLHGDLWNGNVLCASDGAQVLIDPAVHYGHREMDLAMARLFGGFEEAFFAAYQAEYPLEPGWEERVPLCQLYPLLVHVLLFDGGYAAQVQTALRRFT; encoded by the coding sequence ATGCCCCTTTCCGGCTCCCTGATCGAGCGGCTGTGCGAGCGGCTGAGCCGCCAGGTGGGGGAATACGTGGACATCGAGCACAGCGAGCCGGTGGGCGGCGGCAGCATCTGCGCGGCCTACCGGCTGCACAGCACCGCCGGGCGATGGTTCGTGAAGGTGCTCGACGCCGAAAAGCACCCCGACCTGTTCGCCGGCGAGGCGGACGGGCTGCAGCGGCTGGCAAGGGCCGGCGCCCTGCGCGTGCCGAAGGTGGTGGGCCTCGGCGAGGACCATGACGAGGCCTACCTGCTGCTGGAGCACATCGACACGGGGCCGCGCCGTGCGGCGTTCTGGGAGGCGCTGGGCCGCGGGCTGGCCGCGCTGCACGGCCACAGCGCGCCCCGCTTCGGCCTGGAGCGCGACAACCACATCGGCCTGCTGCCCCAAGTGAACACGCGCGAAGCGGACTGGCCCGGCTTCCTGGTGCGCCACCGGCTGGAGCCGCTGGTGCGGCAGGCGCGCGACCGCCGTCGGCTGGACCCGGCCACCGTGCAGCGCTTCGACCGGCTGTACCCGCGCCTGGAGGGGCTCTTCCCCGCCGAGCCGCCTGCCCTGCTGCACGGCGACCTGTGGAACGGCAACGTGCTGTGCGCGTCCGATGGCGCGCAGGTGCTGATCGACCCGGCCGTGCACTACGGGCACCGCGAGATGGACCTGGCCATGGCGCGGCTCTTCGGCGGCTTCGAGGAGGCCTTCTTCGCCGCCTACCAGGCGGAATATCCGCTGGAGCCCGGCTGGGAGGAGCGTGTTCCGCTCTGCCAGCTCTACCCGCTGCTGGTGCACGTCCTGCTCTTCGACGGTGGCTATGCGGCGCAGGTGCAGACGGCGCTGCGGCGGTTCACGTGA
- a CDS encoding PQQ-binding-like beta-propeller repeat protein, whose product MLHTFRSTASLFLLTLTAAASAQLSPAWTAATGAVLWMRTTSAGALVVATAEGLKGVDPATGAVAWTVKELAAAPEGGYREVERSPFIAVAPQGRPEALFVLEPFSGTVAFSSDAAGISNVTSTYFLYENNAIVVVGQKPDKTAAMACVDMGTGAVRWTKDDRFSRLTACNSAGPDAILLSTLFFAYKLDARTGAELWKRSPDPAFEKMSGLAALLDKGGANINVPGLTGVFITTPHAPGLGFMGMQTEQRKESTDSQGKKTVTVTHKTFVNAFRIDDGSYAWSAPLQMQQKLGTLVPLKQGLLVGAGDTRSVDLLDYATGAGKWGKNGKGISVKGILAGAVELEDGTLLTSGSGDGVVTLVDASGTERWKKPVKLDGVVRSVRLLGGDVLVATEQEVDLIDRATGLSRLEQPLQGGAGLVAVHEGATFVFNTKDGLLYSVAEAGGTARALGSAPVTFEGREKPTALEGSADGLVLSSDQNLALLRTDGTLVYRTYLPAPRETGLVRGLKYASAVRAIYAAAAYSYTSAAFGAVSQSIQVTDAGSAAARDVTAAVSQVYGEGANAAVGAAARFFQEANARFTASTTTAELHFVMTTEGKGANVLKALRRSNGSEAGSVSLGTEKEPRYEVDGFTNAVYLAEGDGVKGYRP is encoded by the coding sequence ATGCTGCACACGTTCCGCTCCACCGCAAGCTTGTTCCTCCTCACGCTCACCGCCGCGGCCTCCGCCCAGCTGAGCCCGGCCTGGACCGCCGCCACAGGCGCCGTGCTCTGGATGCGCACCACCAGCGCCGGCGCCCTTGTGGTGGCCACCGCCGAAGGCCTCAAGGGCGTGGATCCCGCCACCGGCGCCGTGGCCTGGACCGTGAAGGAGCTCGCCGCAGCGCCCGAGGGCGGCTATCGCGAGGTGGAGCGCAGCCCCTTCATCGCCGTGGCCCCCCAAGGCCGTCCCGAAGCCCTCTTCGTGCTTGAACCCTTCAGCGGCACGGTGGCCTTCAGCAGCGATGCCGCCGGCATCAGCAATGTCACCAGCACGTACTTCCTGTATGAGAACAACGCCATCGTGGTGGTGGGCCAGAAGCCGGACAAGACCGCCGCCATGGCCTGCGTGGACATGGGCACCGGCGCCGTGCGCTGGACCAAGGACGACCGCTTCAGCCGCCTCACCGCCTGCAACAGCGCCGGCCCCGATGCCATCCTGCTCAGCACCCTCTTCTTCGCCTACAAGCTGGACGCGCGCACCGGCGCCGAGCTGTGGAAGAGGAGCCCCGACCCCGCCTTCGAGAAGATGAGCGGCCTGGCCGCCCTGCTGGACAAGGGTGGCGCCAACATCAACGTGCCCGGCCTCACCGGCGTCTTCATCACCACCCCCCATGCGCCCGGCCTCGGCTTCATGGGCATGCAGACCGAACAGCGCAAGGAGAGCACCGACAGCCAGGGCAAGAAGACCGTGACGGTGACCCACAAGACCTTCGTGAACGCCTTCCGCATCGACGATGGCAGCTACGCGTGGAGCGCGCCCCTGCAGATGCAACAGAAGCTCGGTACGCTGGTGCCCCTGAAGCAGGGCCTGCTGGTGGGCGCCGGCGACACCCGCAGTGTGGACCTGCTGGACTACGCCACCGGCGCCGGCAAATGGGGCAAGAACGGCAAGGGCATCAGCGTGAAGGGCATCCTGGCCGGTGCGGTGGAACTGGAGGACGGCACCCTGCTCACCAGCGGCAGCGGCGACGGTGTGGTGACCCTGGTGGACGCCAGCGGCACCGAGCGGTGGAAGAAGCCCGTGAAGCTGGACGGCGTGGTGCGCAGCGTGCGCCTGCTCGGCGGCGATGTGCTGGTGGCCACCGAACAGGAGGTGGACCTGATCGACCGGGCCACCGGCCTCAGCCGCCTGGAACAGCCGCTGCAAGGCGGTGCCGGCCTGGTGGCCGTACACGAGGGCGCCACCTTCGTGTTCAACACCAAGGATGGGCTGTTGTACAGCGTGGCCGAAGCGGGCGGAACGGCGCGCGCACTGGGCTCGGCTCCCGTGACCTTCGAAGGCAGGGAGAAGCCCACCGCACTGGAGGGCTCCGCCGATGGCCTGGTGCTGAGCAGCGACCAGAACCTGGCGCTGCTGCGCACGGACGGTACGCTCGTGTACCGCACCTATCTGCCCGCCCCGCGCGAGACCGGCCTGGTGCGTGGGCTGAAATACGCCAGCGCTGTGCGGGCCATCTATGCCGCTGCAGCGTACAGCTACACCAGCGCGGCGTTCGGTGCGGTCAGCCAGAGCATCCAGGTGACGGATGCGGGCAGTGCGGCTGCGCGCGATGTCACGGCAGCCGTCAGCCAGGTCTATGGAGAAGGCGCCAACGCCGCCGTGGGAGCCGCCGCACGCTTCTTCCAGGAGGCCAACGCCCGCTTCACCGCCAGCACCACCACCGCCGAGCTGCACTTCGTGATGACCACTGAAGGCAAAGGCGCGAACGTCCTGAAGGCCCTGCGCCGCAGCAACGGCAGCGAGGCCGGCAGCGTCTCCCTCGGCACCGAAAAGGAGCCCCGCTACGAGGTGGACGGCTTCACCAACGCGGTCTACCTGGCCGAGGGCGACGGGGTGAAGGGCTACAGGCCGTAA
- a CDS encoding histidine kinase yields the protein MARHVLVALVLLIRVAAFAQDDPGRELRARLRVLHQGPDDEQTLRGAASLRTDLQLARSSATGDAVRTADSLLCELAVLEATIHRRAGRSRQAVAAFEAAIDAADAHPTLRPRQVELQALLAQQWSSAGRMDSARAVLERAAARALTARDSLGLRRLLHEEMALLIDRGELRGAIRTGERIVAIDRALGDGRDAAYAELGIARAMARVGLTAAFDKARSAHAAFDTLGDAAGAIGAIDLLITTYALTAQEAPLRELIDAGAAKAEARGNPADIARFRDRLGRFHLQRGAAREALAPLEEGLRLAGGAGPYALDPAALGGLTPRRAELLLDLGRAHRALGRMDSALAYLSASEALVRTAGLSGIDAGVEHGEVALATGRTDQALRSGEAALRTARERGDLALVARASLLLYDVHKRRGDTRNALAMHELHLASADSLDRQQFRLGLLKRQIETDMRERIVADSIASAAAIERERLGAQVARLEAAQAHDRMRLLGLVALVLIGGGVLLYRLDRKRRRERFEKEAAHLETQALRSQMNPHFIFNALNSINAFIQRNEPDDASSYLTRFARVMRSVLENSRHATVPLHDDLETLRGYMDLERRRLQEKFDFTIRVHPDIDPQEVQVPPLVVQPFVENAIWHGVTHMEGKGHITLAVEPRGTQLLWIIEDDGVGRNAPKAQHTEQPTKKTSLGTAITRSRLDLVQKQHGGHAGFRYVDRPTGTRVEVEMPLLRDV from the coding sequence ATGGCCCGCCACGTCCTCGTCGCCCTTGTTCTGCTCATCCGGGTAGCGGCGTTCGCGCAGGACGATCCAGGCCGCGAACTGCGCGCGCGCCTCCGCGTGCTGCACCAGGGCCCCGATGACGAACAGACCCTGCGGGGGGCGGCATCGCTGCGCACGGACCTGCAGCTGGCGCGCTCCTCCGCGACGGGCGACGCCGTGCGCACCGCGGACAGCCTGCTGTGCGAACTGGCCGTGCTGGAGGCCACCATCCATCGCCGGGCCGGACGCTCGCGCCAGGCCGTGGCCGCCTTCGAGGCCGCGATCGACGCGGCGGACGCCCATCCCACGCTGCGCCCACGGCAGGTGGAACTGCAGGCCCTGCTCGCCCAGCAGTGGAGCTCTGCGGGGCGGATGGACAGTGCGCGTGCCGTGTTGGAGCGCGCCGCCGCCCGGGCCCTCACCGCCCGCGACAGCCTGGGCCTTCGCCGCCTGTTGCACGAGGAGATGGCGCTGCTGATCGACCGCGGCGAGCTGCGCGGCGCCATCCGCACCGGTGAGCGCATCGTGGCCATCGACCGCGCACTGGGCGATGGCCGCGATGCCGCCTATGCCGAATTGGGCATCGCCCGCGCCATGGCCCGCGTGGGGCTCACCGCCGCCTTCGACAAGGCCCGCTCGGCGCATGCCGCCTTCGACACGCTGGGCGATGCGGCCGGCGCCATCGGCGCCATCGACCTGCTCATCACCACCTACGCGCTCACCGCCCAGGAGGCCCCGCTGCGCGAGCTCATCGATGCCGGTGCGGCCAAGGCCGAGGCCCGCGGCAATCCGGCGGACATCGCCCGGTTCCGCGATCGCCTCGGTCGCTTCCACCTGCAGCGTGGTGCCGCCCGCGAAGCGCTGGCCCCGCTGGAGGAAGGGCTGCGGCTGGCCGGAGGCGCCGGTCCGTACGCCCTCGACCCCGCGGCGCTCGGCGGCCTCACCCCGCGGCGCGCCGAGCTGCTGCTCGATCTGGGCCGCGCCCATCGCGCCTTGGGGCGCATGGACAGCGCCCTGGCCTACTTGTCTGCGAGTGAGGCCCTGGTGCGCACCGCCGGGCTCAGCGGCATCGATGCGGGTGTGGAGCACGGGGAAGTGGCTCTGGCCACCGGACGAACGGACCAGGCGCTGCGGAGCGGAGAGGCGGCCCTGCGCACCGCGCGTGAGCGTGGCGACCTCGCGCTCGTGGCCCGCGCCAGCCTGCTGCTCTACGACGTGCACAAGCGGCGCGGCGACACCCGCAACGCCCTGGCCATGCATGAGCTTCACCTGGCCAGCGCCGACTCGCTGGACCGGCAGCAGTTCCGCCTGGGCCTGCTGAAACGGCAGATCGAGACGGACATGCGCGAACGCATCGTGGCCGACAGCATCGCCAGCGCGGCGGCGATCGAACGCGAGCGCCTCGGCGCCCAGGTGGCCCGCCTGGAGGCCGCCCAGGCCCACGATCGCATGCGGCTGCTCGGCCTGGTGGCGCTTGTGCTCATCGGCGGCGGCGTGCTCCTCTACCGGCTCGACCGCAAGCGCCGCCGCGAACGCTTCGAGAAGGAGGCCGCCCACCTGGAGACCCAGGCCCTGCGCAGCCAGATGAACCCCCACTTCATCTTCAACGCCCTCAACTCCATCAACGCCTTCATCCAGCGCAACGAGCCCGACGACGCCTCCAGCTACCTCACCCGCTTCGCCCGCGTGATGCGCAGCGTGCTGGAGAACAGCCGCCACGCCACCGTGCCCCTGCACGACGACCTGGAGACCCTGCGCGGCTACATGGACCTGGAGCGCCGACGCCTACAGGAGAAGTTCGACTTCACCATCCGCGTGCATCCCGACATCGACCCGCAGGAGGTGCAGGTGCCTCCGCTGGTGGTGCAGCCCTTCGTGGAGAACGCCATCTGGCACGGCGTCACGCACATGGAGGGCAAGGGCCACATCACCCTGGCGGTGGAACCGCGCGGCACCCAGTTGCTGTGGATCATCGAGGACGATGGCGTGGGCCGCAACGCCCCCAAGGCGCAGCACACCGAGCAGCCCACGAAGAAGACCTCGCTGGGCACGGCCATCACCCGCAGCCGCCTGGACCTGGTGCAGAAACAGCACGGCGGGCACGCCGGCTTCCGCTATGTGGACCGGCCCACCGGCACCCGCGTGGAGGTGGAGATGCCGTTGCTCAGGGACGTTTAG
- a CDS encoding tetratricopeptide repeat protein, translating into MCWACDRAMRLLVIAVLIAGTTPARAITGDTLSLQDKGLINAHAESLFKRFIALLDNVAGMDAADDESALLVQQLIGNACEPGRDRMFLGTQVRIEDNVDPANDARTAGRDRPLTEYMNDLLLYFQSTDPLGTAVEARLLKKREPAITDQAFTQVLYELRFLGRNSSSSRTYERHLRVLELVAERRPGGGWDVAIAADNFFAQGSAFAEALLEQDIDSLARAGRGDLADLSRALAEYRGSFDQALRRDEEERTQRRKAYAEAVSAGRGFLDRGDHENAMNLFEQARTLDPLAVEPLVLLNEVKRAAERKRLKDEAEVAAAIEEGGALTALRCYERAIAAFERADRVKPGDATVKARIDGLRALTAKQAEREKLFRMGELDKALAEVQAARTGAGRSDDPDLTLLHARILIARKQSGQALQLLGALLERMPDHVPARDLRASLLERSAVPADRQTAAGDLYTLRLKDRWQPGYDHRLALLLCQDQGKCTEAIALLQETRARWPFDLETRYQQGVIHLMAARPREALDRLAEALAIDEGCARCHVEKGLALFDLDSIAAGERSLDRGRSIGVDEPQRQVLHQRADHHLEKAHELQALNAYAEADRHFRVACALRDDQPDLRLEKARNLMRIDRFAEAIHDLDVYIARSVTPFVGILERGNCQLGLGEHAKAMADFDVILRNNVERMKHPAMLGKARAYYAMGDAANAESLLKAVLKEERRNAEVLSMLSRIARTSGRLSEAKDLGEQAVDADKDNASLHFELGLVYQALRSDEAAVKCFDRSIQLGMDKAEAKKQMGRAAMLAGNLKEAVPQFDESLRIRDDVEAARWRAECLRRTGDARQALEQLNLVVEKNPALKNDVTILADLAYLYVLNDMLPLARDHIDRAQAADPLYRYTQLVKACYLHRTGQTEDAATLVRSLVNGGEVKEEDLRRMDVLKEVLSSKAYRSGSR; encoded by the coding sequence ATGTGCTGGGCCTGTGACCGCGCGATGCGCCTGCTGGTGATCGCGGTGCTCATCGCCGGCACCACACCGGCGCGCGCGATCACCGGTGATACGCTCTCCCTGCAGGACAAGGGCCTGATCAACGCGCACGCGGAGAGCCTCTTCAAGCGGTTCATCGCCCTGCTGGACAACGTGGCCGGCATGGACGCTGCGGACGATGAGAGCGCCTTGCTCGTGCAACAGTTGATCGGCAACGCGTGCGAACCGGGCCGCGACCGCATGTTCCTGGGCACGCAGGTGCGCATCGAGGACAACGTGGACCCGGCCAACGATGCCCGCACCGCCGGCCGCGACCGCCCGCTCACCGAGTACATGAACGACCTGTTGCTCTACTTCCAGAGCACGGACCCCCTGGGCACCGCGGTGGAGGCCCGCCTACTGAAGAAACGTGAACCGGCCATCACCGACCAGGCCTTCACGCAGGTGCTCTATGAACTGCGTTTTCTGGGGCGCAACAGCTCCAGCTCACGCACCTATGAACGCCACCTGCGCGTGCTGGAGCTCGTGGCCGAGCGGCGGCCGGGCGGCGGATGGGACGTGGCGATCGCGGCGGACAACTTCTTCGCGCAGGGCTCGGCCTTCGCCGAGGCGTTGCTGGAGCAGGACATCGACTCGCTGGCGCGCGCCGGACGCGGCGACCTCGCCGACCTGAGCCGCGCCCTGGCCGAGTACCGCGGCTCCTTCGACCAGGCCCTGCGCCGCGATGAAGAGGAACGCACCCAACGGCGGAAGGCCTACGCGGAGGCGGTTTCCGCCGGGCGCGGCTTCCTGGACCGGGGCGACCACGAGAACGCGATGAACCTCTTCGAGCAGGCCCGCACGCTGGACCCGCTCGCCGTGGAGCCCCTGGTGCTGCTCAACGAGGTGAAGCGTGCCGCCGAGCGCAAGCGCCTGAAGGACGAGGCCGAGGTGGCCGCCGCCATCGAGGAGGGTGGAGCGCTCACCGCCCTGCGCTGTTACGAGCGGGCCATCGCCGCCTTCGAGCGGGCGGACCGCGTGAAGCCCGGCGACGCCACGGTGAAGGCCCGCATCGACGGCCTCCGCGCCCTCACCGCCAAGCAGGCCGAGCGCGAGAAGCTCTTCCGCATGGGCGAGCTGGACAAGGCGCTGGCCGAGGTGCAGGCCGCCCGCACCGGTGCGGGGCGCAGCGACGATCCCGACCTGACCCTGCTGCACGCGCGCATTCTCATCGCCCGCAAACAATCCGGCCAGGCGCTGCAGCTCCTCGGCGCCCTGTTGGAGCGCATGCCCGACCATGTGCCCGCACGCGACCTGCGGGCCTCGCTGCTGGAGCGGAGCGCCGTGCCCGCCGACCGGCAGACCGCCGCCGGCGACCTCTACACGCTGCGGCTGAAGGACCGCTGGCAGCCCGGCTACGACCATCGCCTGGCCCTGCTGCTGTGCCAGGACCAGGGCAAGTGCACCGAAGCCATCGCCCTGCTCCAGGAGACCCGCGCACGCTGGCCCTTCGACCTGGAGACGCGCTACCAGCAGGGCGTCATCCACCTGATGGCCGCGCGGCCGCGCGAAGCGCTGGACCGCCTGGCCGAGGCGCTCGCCATCGATGAGGGCTGCGCGCGCTGCCACGTGGAGAAGGGCCTGGCCCTGTTCGACCTCGACAGCATCGCCGCTGGCGAGCGCAGCCTGGACCGCGGCCGATCGATCGGGGTGGACGAGCCCCAGCGCCAGGTGCTGCACCAACGCGCCGACCATCACCTGGAGAAGGCGCACGAATTGCAGGCGCTCAACGCCTACGCCGAAGCGGACCGCCATTTCCGGGTGGCCTGTGCGCTGCGCGACGACCAGCCGGACCTGCGCCTGGAGAAGGCCCGCAACCTCATGCGCATCGATCGCTTCGCGGAGGCCATCCACGACCTCGACGTGTACATCGCCCGCTCCGTGACCCCGTTCGTCGGCATCCTGGAACGCGGGAACTGTCAGCTGGGCCTGGGCGAACACGCGAAGGCCATGGCCGACTTCGATGTGATCCTGCGCAACAACGTGGAGCGCATGAAGCACCCGGCGATGCTGGGCAAGGCACGCGCGTACTACGCCATGGGCGATGCGGCCAATGCCGAGAGCCTGCTGAAGGCCGTGCTGAAGGAGGAGCGGCGCAACGCCGAGGTGCTGTCCATGCTGTCGCGCATCGCCCGCACCTCGGGCCGGCTTTCGGAGGCGAAGGACCTGGGCGAGCAGGCCGTGGATGCCGACAAGGACAACGCGTCCCTGCATTTCGAGCTGGGGCTGGTGTATCAGGCCCTGCGTAGCGACGAGGCCGCGGTGAAGTGCTTCGACCGCTCCATCCAGCTAGGCATGGACAAGGCCGAGGCGAAGAAGCAGATGGGCCGCGCGGCGATGCTCGCGGGCAACCTCAAGGAGGCCGTGCCGCAGTTCGACGAGAGCCTGCGCATCCGCGACGATGTGGAGGCCGCCCGCTGGCGGGCCGAGTGTCTGCGCCGCACCGGCGATGCCCGCCAGGCCCTCGAGCAGCTCAACCTGGTGGTCGAGAAGAACCCCGCCCTGAAGAACGATGTCACCATCCTCGCGGACCTGGCCTACCTCTACGTGCTGAACGACATGCTGCCGCTCGCCCGCGACCACATCGACCGCGCGCAGGCCGCCGACCCGCTGTACCGCTATACGCAGCTGGTGAAAGCCTGCTACCTGCACCGCACGGGGCAGACCGAGGATGCGGCCACGCTGGTGCGCAGCCTGGTGAACGGCGGCGAGGTGAAGGAGGAGGACCTGCGCAGGATGGATGTGCTCAAGGAGGTATTGTCCTCCAAAGCCTACCGCAGTGGCAGCCGCTGA
- a CDS encoding Crp/Fnr family transcriptional regulator → MAAAEPTFDRAALEAARTQLRSFTQRIVRVDDAVMDRLMSALVPATLAKGSVLLQDGEVCEHVWFIGQGLVRAYFLKDGEEVTQQFFFEGSYTTDYESFLTQRPTRLHLQALEPTLLLALNREAMQRLYAADPGAERMGRRIAEEIFLAVSRRNRSFLLESAEQRYLDLLRERPKVMQRVPQRHIASYLGVKPESLSRIRARVARTGR, encoded by the coding sequence GTGGCAGCCGCTGAACCGACCTTCGACCGCGCCGCGCTCGAGGCGGCACGCACCCAGCTCCGTTCGTTCACCCAGCGCATCGTGCGGGTGGACGATGCGGTCATGGACCGGCTGATGAGCGCGCTGGTGCCCGCCACCCTGGCGAAGGGCTCCGTGCTGCTGCAGGACGGGGAGGTCTGTGAGCATGTCTGGTTCATCGGCCAGGGGCTCGTGCGCGCCTACTTCCTGAAGGACGGCGAGGAGGTGACCCAGCAGTTCTTCTTCGAGGGGAGCTACACCACCGACTACGAGAGCTTCCTCACCCAGCGGCCCACCCGGCTGCACCTGCAGGCGTTGGAGCCCACCCTGCTGCTGGCCCTGAACAGGGAGGCCATGCAGCGCCTGTACGCGGCCGACCCCGGCGCCGAGCGCATGGGGCGGCGCATCGCCGAGGAGATCTTCCTGGCCGTCTCGCGCCGCAACCGGTCCTTCCTACTGGAGAGCGCCGAACAACGCTACCTCGACCTCTTGCGCGAGCGCCCCAAGGTGATGCAGCGCGTGCCGCAACGCCACATCGCCTCCTACCTGGGGGTGAAGCCCGAGAGCCTCAGCCGCATCCGCGCACGCGTGGCCCGCACGGGCCGCTGA
- a CDS encoding TonB-dependent receptor — protein MHPLIVLPLLLSILVPALHNAAHAQATQTVRGRVLDQESGYPLFMANVVVAGSQPTLGTNTDEEGRFTLAAVPLGRAVLQVAAMGYQPLTTAPLLVVAGKELVLDLELTPSVEQLQEVTIRAADQDRTALNNEMAVLSARTFDSELSQRFAGSRGDPARMATNFAGVSGANDGRNDIIIRGNSPAGLLWRLEGVDIPSPNHFSSFGSTGGPVSILNNNVLAKSDFMTSAFPASYGNALSGAFDLFMRSGNDEQHEFLGQLGFNGFELGAEGPISRRSRASYLVNYRYSTLQAFQAIGLDFGTGSAVPKYQDVSFKLDLPTAKAGRFTLFGLGGISGVDLLGRETDLSEANENELYGSAERDIYNRSRTGVVGASHTYFFDPNTSYRLVVAATHQLEENTADSLTWGDATNGYPLLDTDPVYEQRGEQNTVQMHFVLRRRFGARDNVHVGVLANRSSAAFGERYFAQTPLGGRWLQYKDGDASSTLYQAYATWKHSFTDRLSTTVGLHGQLFDLNGSTAVEPRFGLNYRAGERGTFGLGYGLHGQTQTLPVYYTTERDGTDGGNKGLDLTRSHHAVASYEHRFGQFIRLRSEAYYQYIFGVPVESVPSTFSLLNTGADFGTPDATQLVNKGLGRNYGVELTAERVYDQGFYALVTASLFRSGYTGSDGVWRSSAFDGNYVFNALAGKEWKLGKGNSHIVVDLKATYAGGRRYTPIDLDASIAAGEQVLIEERTNSERYLDYFRTDLKLMYRRSGRKATHEAGIDLQNVTGRRNIHTQYYDDRTGRIATEYQLGLFPIPMYRVLF, from the coding sequence ATGCACCCGCTCATCGTCCTTCCCCTGCTCCTGTCGATCCTTGTTCCCGCCTTGCACAATGCCGCTCACGCACAGGCCACGCAGACCGTCCGCGGTCGCGTGCTGGACCAGGAGAGCGGCTACCCGCTGTTCATGGCCAACGTGGTGGTGGCCGGAAGCCAGCCCACCCTGGGCACCAACACCGATGAGGAAGGCCGCTTCACCCTGGCCGCCGTGCCCCTGGGGCGCGCGGTGCTGCAGGTGGCCGCCATGGGCTATCAGCCGTTGACCACCGCCCCGCTGCTGGTGGTGGCCGGCAAGGAGCTGGTGCTCGACCTGGAACTGACCCCCAGCGTGGAACAGCTGCAGGAGGTCACCATCCGCGCCGCGGACCAGGACCGCACAGCGCTCAACAACGAGATGGCGGTGCTGAGCGCGCGCACCTTCGACTCGGAGCTGAGCCAGCGCTTCGCGGGCAGCCGGGGCGATCCCGCGCGCATGGCCACCAACTTCGCCGGGGTGAGCGGGGCCAACGACGGCCGCAACGACATCATCATCCGCGGCAACTCGCCGGCCGGGCTGCTCTGGCGGCTGGAAGGGGTGGACATCCCGAGCCCCAACCACTTCAGCTCCTTCGGCAGCACCGGTGGCCCGGTGAGCATCCTCAACAACAACGTGCTGGCCAAGAGCGACTTCATGACGAGCGCCTTCCCGGCGAGCTACGGCAATGCCCTCAGCGGCGCGTTCGACCTCTTCATGCGCAGCGGCAACGATGAGCAGCACGAGTTCCTCGGGCAGCTCGGCTTCAACGGCTTCGAGCTGGGCGCCGAGGGGCCCATCAGCCGCCGCTCGCGGGCAAGCTACCTGGTGAACTACCGCTACAGCACCTTGCAGGCCTTCCAGGCCATCGGCCTCGACTTCGGCACCGGCAGCGCCGTGCCCAAGTACCAGGACGTGAGCTTCAAGCTGGACCTGCCGACGGCCAAGGCCGGTCGCTTCACCCTGTTCGGCCTCGGTGGCATCAGCGGGGTGGACCTGCTGGGGCGCGAGACCGACCTCAGCGAGGCCAACGAGAACGAGCTGTACGGCTCGGCGGAGCGCGACATCTACAACCGGTCGCGCACCGGGGTGGTCGGGGCCTCGCACACGTACTTCTTCGACCCCAACACGAGCTACCGCCTGGTGGTGGCCGCCACCCATCAACTGGAGGAGAACACCGCCGACTCGCTCACCTGGGGCGATGCCACGAACGGCTATCCCCTATTGGACACCGATCCGGTGTACGAACAACGCGGCGAGCAGAACACCGTCCAGATGCACTTCGTGCTCCGCCGCCGCTTCGGGGCTCGGGACAACGTGCACGTCGGCGTGCTGGCCAACCGCTCGTCCGCCGCGTTCGGCGAACGCTACTTCGCGCAGACCCCGCTCGGCGGGCGCTGGCTGCAGTACAAGGATGGCGACGCGTCGAGCACGTTGTACCAGGCGTACGCCACCTGGAAGCACAGCTTCACGGACCGGCTGTCCACCACCGTCGGGCTGCACGGCCAGCTGTTCGACCTCAACGGCAGCACGGCGGTGGAACCGCGCTTCGGGCTGAACTACCGGGCCGGCGAGCGGGGCACCTTCGGCCTGGGCTATGGACTGCACGGCCAGACCCAGACCCTGCCCGTGTACTACACCACGGAGCGCGATGGCACCGACGGCGGCAACAAGGGGCTGGACCTGACGCGCAGCCACCATGCCGTGGCCAGCTACGAGCATCGTTTCGGTCAGTTCATTCGGCTGCGGAGCGAAGCATACTACCAGTACATCTTCGGCGTCCCGGTGGAGTCCGTGCCCAGCACCTTCAGCCTGTTGAACACCGGCGCCGACTTCGGCACGCCGGACGCCACGCAGCTGGTGAACAAGGGCCTGGGCCGCAACTACGGCGTGGAGCTCACCGCCGAACGGGTGTACGACCAGGGCTTCTACGCACTGGTGACGGCCTCGCTGTTCCGCAGCGGATACACCGGCAGCGACGGGGTGTGGCGTTCGTCGGCCTTCGACGGCAACTATGTGTTCAACGCGCTGGCCGGCAAGGAATGGAAGCTGGGCAAGGGCAACAGCCACATCGTGGTGGACCTGAAGGCGACCTATGCCGGTGGGCGGCGCTACACGCCGATCGACCTGGACGCCTCCATCGCTGCGGGCGAGCAGGTGCTGATCGAGGAGCGTACGAACAGCGAGCGTTACCTCGATTACTTCCGCACCGACCTGAAACTGATGTACCGCCGTTCGGGCCGGAAGGCCACCCACGAGGCGGGCATCGACCTGCAGAACGTCACCGGCCGGCGCAACATCCACACGCAGTACTATGATGACCGCACGGGGCGGATCGCTACGGAGTACCAGCTGGGCTTATTCCCGATCCCGATGTACCGGGTGCTGTTCTGA